A portion of the Hominilimicola fabiformis genome contains these proteins:
- a CDS encoding LysR family transcriptional regulator codes for MTLQQLKYIVTVAECGNITEAAEKLFIAQPSLTSAIHNIEEEMGITAFIRSNKGVELTRDGETLLSYARQILEQTDVMTEHFKGERNQKPRFSVSCQHYSFAVNAFVDVIREYDADAYNFILRETQTYEIIDDVAVGRSEIGILYLSEHNEAVLSKLINKNDLNFEELYIAKPHVFISNNHPLANKEEITIQDLMPYPYLVFEQGKHNSFYFSEEFLSSLEFSKNIMVRDRATLFNLLIGLNGFTVCSGIIDTELNGENIISKPLDSDCSMRIGILTRKNSVISRYGVSYLNVLKNHLSID; via the coding sequence ATGACACTGCAACAATTAAAATACATAGTAACGGTAGCGGAGTGTGGCAATATAACGGAGGCGGCTGAAAAGTTATTTATAGCACAGCCGAGCCTTACCTCTGCAATTCACAATATTGAAGAAGAAATGGGGATAACGGCATTCATTCGTTCCAATAAGGGCGTAGAGCTTACAAGGGACGGAGAAACATTGCTTTCATATGCACGTCAGATTTTGGAGCAGACGGACGTTATGACGGAGCATTTTAAAGGTGAGAGAAATCAGAAACCGAGATTTTCTGTTTCATGTCAGCACTATTCATTTGCGGTTAATGCGTTTGTGGACGTTATAAGGGAATATGATGCGGACGCATACAACTTTATTTTGCGTGAAACACAGACGTATGAAATTATAGATGATGTGGCAGTCGGACGAAGTGAAATAGGAATATTGTATTTGAGTGAGCATAATGAGGCAGTTTTGAGCAAACTTATTAATAAAAATGACTTGAATTTTGAAGAATTATATATTGCAAAACCGCACGTTTTCATATCAAACAATCACCCTCTTGCAAACAAAGAGGAAATAACAATTCAAGACTTAATGCCGTATCCGTATTTGGTGTTTGAACAGGGAAAACACAATTCATTTTACTTTTCGGAGGAATTTTTGAGTTCGCTGGAATTCTCTAAAAATATTATGGTGCGTGACAGAGCGACATTATTTAATCTGCTTATCGGTCTTAACGGTTTTACGGTTTGTTCGGGTATTATAGATACGGAATTAAACGGTGAAAACATTATTTCAAAACCGTTAGATTCAGATTGCAGTATGCGTATCGGAATTTTAACACGAAAAAATTCTGTTATTAGCCGATACGGAGTTTCATATTTGAATGTATTGAAAAATCATTTATCCATAGATTAA
- a CDS encoding 5-methyltetrahydropteroyltriglutamate--homocysteine S-methyltransferase, whose protein sequence is MSKQIPFRYDFVGSFLRPANLKAAREGFENGKISAYELKAVEDKEIERLINKQKELGYHVITDGEFRRATWHLDFMWGFDGVAHEKTKTGLPFHGEDAMIDDTYLCGKVGLSKVHPFVEHFKFVKQFEDENTVAKQTIPAPAQFIEQMIMPFALENTSKYYDSTHKLAEDIANGYKKVIADLYDAGCRNLQLDDCSWGMLVDPRAEELFGTDKKGLKDIQELLVEINNLAIEDKPNDMTITTHVCRGNFHSTYASAGAYDSVAEVLFEKENVDAYYLEFDDERSGGFEPLAHVNGDKKVVLGLITTKSPKLENKADVIARIKEAQKYIFLDRLCLSPQCGFASCEIGNKLTEEEQWAKLQLVKEIAEEVWR, encoded by the coding sequence ATGAGCAAACAAATACCATTCAGATATGACTTTGTAGGCAGCTTTTTAAGACCTGCAAATTTAAAAGCGGCAAGAGAGGGGTTTGAAAACGGAAAAATTTCGGCTTACGAATTAAAAGCAGTTGAAGATAAGGAAATCGAAAGACTTATCAATAAACAAAAAGAATTAGGCTATCACGTCATTACGGACGGAGAATTCAGACGTGCGACATGGCACTTGGATTTTATGTGGGGATTTGACGGTGTGGCACATGAAAAAACGAAAACAGGTTTACCGTTTCACGGCGAAGACGCAATGATTGATGATACATACCTTTGCGGAAAAGTAGGACTTTCAAAAGTACATCCCTTCGTGGAGCATTTTAAATTTGTAAAGCAATTTGAAGATGAAAATACTGTTGCAAAGCAGACAATTCCCGCACCAGCACAGTTTATTGAACAAATGATCATGCCGTTTGCGTTGGAAAACACGTCAAAGTATTATGACAGCACTCATAAGTTGGCAGAGGATATTGCAAACGGATATAAAAAGGTAATCGCGGATTTGTATGATGCAGGCTGTCGCAATTTACAGCTTGACGACTGCTCATGGGGAATGCTTGTAGATCCGAGAGCAGAAGAATTGTTCGGTACGGATAAAAAGGGATTGAAGGATATTCAAGAACTTTTGGTAGAGATAAATAACCTTGCAATAGAGGACAAACCAAACGATATGACAATTACTACTCACGTTTGCAGAGGAAACTTCCATTCAACATACGCAAGTGCAGGTGCATATGATTCGGTTGCAGAGGTATTGTTTGAAAAGGAAAATGTAGATGCATATTATCTTGAATTTGATGACGAGCGTTCGGGAGGCTTTGAGCCTTTGGCACACGTCAACGGCGATAAGAAAGTCGTGTTGGGACTTATAACAACAAAGTCACCGAAACTGGAAAATAAAGCCGACGTAATCGCGAGAATAAAAGAGGCACAAAAATATATTTTTCTTGACAGATTGTGCCTAAGTCCACAATGCGGTTTTGCGTCATGCGAAATAGGTAATAAACTTACAGAAGAAGAACAGTGGGCAAAATTGCAGCTTGTAAAAGAAATCGCAGAAGAAGTTTGGAGATAA